In Magallana gigas chromosome 1, xbMagGiga1.1, whole genome shotgun sequence, the sequence ATTATGATATGAACTGtattatgatatgaaaaaagttTGAACATAAAATGTGTTGTCTCTGAGaagaattcatttcaaaataaaataaacagcagtaattgtgttatacatgtatttttattttgcatcttAAAATGGTTGGGCTAGCTGATTTGAACTTTGGGCTAGTAATTTTTTACTGACTAGTAGCCCCTGGGCTAGTGAGTTTTCCTGGAATATTTCAACCCCTGTACAAGTATTTACACTAACTGTTAACAATGTCTTCAACTGTCCCGTCCTTTATATCTCCACTCAGACATAATGTAAAGACTTTACCATGCGTAATTATATATTTGCTCTGTAATGCTATGTAATGTAATCATGTGTATGTGGCCCTTTGCTGAGACAATGACTCCTTCTCTTCACCTCCCATTAGATGTAATGTATATGATGTAATGATTGTAATGGAGTGTAAtatgtaatgtaatgtaatcaCACTTACATGCCCCTTCACCGTGACCTCATCTGCTCCCTCCTCTCCATCACCCATCAGGCGCTTGATCTTCTCCTCCAGAGCAGCAGCATCGGCCCCCTTCATCTcgtctactttcactttgtttttgtagaaaatgaaagtaggcATAGCTGTGACTCCTTGACTTTGAGCTGTTTCCTGTGTCAATTGATAGAAAGTAAAAGATTCGTCGTTATTAACTAAAATTATAAATTctctcaatgtgctcaattaaTGTAATTGTTGCTGCTGGCTGCCATGATAAAtgaatttgagaaaatatatataaatttctttttcatgtttttgtcAAACAGCATGTAAAAGAGCTGACATggcaattgtttacttaaaataaaCCAGTTTATACCACGCATACAGGACACCGCAATGTCTGATGTTTTTTCCTTCGTATACCGGTATTTGTTGTCTCTCTGCAcaaatctctctctcctctgtacaaatctctctctcctctctgtACCAAACTCTGTCCTTATATTTGTTCTCTCTTTCTCCTTACTTAcattatctctttattttttactcATATTTGCTGTATATCCCTCGATTTTTCTTGTCATTCTCATTAATACACATGTGTGTTCTATCTCTCTACACATATTTGCTGTTTATCTctttatttgatacataatacaCATGTTCTATCTTTCTACAAATACTTGTTGTTTATCTCTACAcctttattctctctctctctctctctctctctctctctctctctctctcctctctctctcttttcacATATTTGTTCTCTCCTTATACTGACCCATGAATTTGATTTACCTGACACTGGTCCACATCGACTTTCAAGAAAACAACATTGGGGTACTTAAGGCTCAGCTCCCCATACACAGGGGCAATTCTACGACAGGGTCCACACCTAAACAGGAAAAGACACaaagtcaataaaatataatttgttatttGCACAGTTTTAGACACATTTATACATACTCAAGCCAATCAGAAGTCACTCGAAATGCACtattatttaatgttttcaaaTCTGTTCCTATACAAAATCCCAATAGAGATCTAGTTGTgtacactttttattttaagctgTGTATTGACACCTGACAGGTGGCATTTCAAAGGAGAAATGTtggtactgtggaatcattaaaattcgtgggggccaattttcgtggattgcttaaattttacaggttcgtggggacgtgatttcgtgtattttcgtatacatacaaaaggaatatgactttattaatTTGTGGGGGATGTTAATTCGttgatgagaggtacccacgaattccacgaaaattgagccaccatgaaatataatgattccacagtatttttacataatattgtatGAACTATTTTTGAATTCCAAggaatatttaaatattgtgcaattaagcaaaatgttcTCGAAGATATCTTGAGACATCTGCAGGGATATCTTGAGACATCTGCAGGGGTATCTTGAGACATCTGCAGGGATATCTTGAGACAGTATACAGCAGTCAGAATAATTACTAAGCTGTTAAATTGTGGGCAGAAATACATCCTCTATAGCCAAGGGTTTTAGGTCCATTTCGCTCtccataaacccttggcagaTCTCATTACGAAAACTCAGCAACAAGCTCTGTTTAATGATTGgttgcagctgcgagtagctgatccgaTTGCAGCGTTGTTAACAAGTGCttatatataaactttaaaagactTGCTAGATAGGGCCACCCAATCACAGAGTTCTCATAATGAGAtctgccaagggtttatggggagcaaggCGGACCGAAAACCCTTAACTAGCAAGGATGCAGAAATGTAACTACAACAAGTGACTGAAATGGCTGATTTTCTGTTAACCATCCAAGTATTTTTAATGTCTGTTGCCTTACCAAATCTCCGTAGTTCGTACACTGATTTTTTTAGCCACAATATCGAGTTATCAAGCAAAATCTGAAgccaggatatcttgggacagaagATAGACATAAATAATGAAGGACTGTCCCAAGATTCACGGAATAAAAGCATGAAGAGTGCCTGTCGAAATACCAAACTTGGCCGAATAtctatcaaaatcaatcaaaactaTGACTCACAGTGTATATTGTAAGTAAATTAGAGATTCAAAGTATAATTACGGTAATGAGGATACAAAAACCAAAACTTTAATGTAGCTGTGTAGCCTATGCAGTCACACAAAAAATTTGGTTTGTATATCCTCATAACCGTAATTATACTTTGAATAATTTGTATCATGTTGTACACGTCGAAATTCGAATTTCCTCTTCATCTAATACCACATCACACATACGCCTAAGATATTGTGTTCATTTATAATTGAGAGACgcttttgatatatttttttgatataaaattatatgatacaGAAACCGAATCAATCCCTTTATAACGGAAAGTGCAGTGTACTATGTTTGTACTATGTTTTGTGATGTTTGATGTtcagcggggggggggggtcttaaaCTCACCATGTGGCGTAATAGTCCACAACCACGAGCTTCGTCCCGGCGTTCGCTAGTTCCGGTTGGAACTGTGAATCCTCAGTCACCATTCGGACAGTCCCCGTCATTTTTTCTGAGTTGTTGTGTTTATGATGAAGCAATAATGCCGGTTTTTCTGAAGTCTCGAACCTTCGCGAGATTTGAGAAGTGcactaaaaataaaacttgctCGGTCGTGAACTAAAATTTCCGAATTGTGTTTATGTTCATTACTACATTAGAAACTGTTGGCGCTCGAATAACCCTTAAAATTAGAACAAATAGACGTTGTTCTATATAAGTAGCTGGAAAATTTGAGTGAAATGATATAAATGGTATTCCAAGTCATGGTTAATTTAAgtgtgttaaaaataaaaaaataaaaattaaatgctgttgattaaaataaaaaaaaccatttagaCCATTTGTACGCACTAAACAAAGTGTTTCATtgaatgtacattaaaaaaaatcttctgttcattcatttaaaaaaaataccagtgGTATAAAACGCAGTGAACAGTTTGCAGTTTGCATGTGTTTTATTGATTAGTCAGTATcgaattttaaaactgaaatgatGACCGATAATAGAGACTGGTTGGTCTCCTTACATTCACACCGCATCTCCAAAACTGTGTAAACGTGTGcatcaaatattgatatatttttatatcattttatgaagAACCAGATATTCTTGATAAAATTATGATCGAAGTCGAAAACCTGATGAGGAGTCGAGCCTGTACATGTACGTCTTTCAATATTTCCAGTCATTCCGATTTTCTCCGTGTATTGACTCGTAATAGAATAGATTATTAATAAAAGCAACATTTATAACAATGTTTTTTTCCTGATATTTGCATTATTCGtctgttaattttaattaagtTTGCATGATGCTGATCAAGTATTATCTATGCGGCTATACTTATTACACGATATACCCGCCTGAAAATGCTGGTTATGTCACACTATAACCGCGTcgtttcagaatttaaaaaaaaaaccacattgcactttttcttatttcaaagaaaaaaatttaacctGTTATAAAAAGGATGTAAGACTTGTGTGTTtaataaaccatatatatttcttagTTTACATCATATTAGAACAGTTTCCATCCCGAAAAGGACGTTCTTCCCCTTGCATTGCTGTTAACTACTCCATTCCCGTTTTCTTGCATGCGTACGTAGACGTGGTCCCCAGTATGCGTCTCGACCACGACGATCCCAGAACCATGCTCCCAATCACTAAGAGTACCATCTGCAAATGTGGACCCGAAAACTACCCCGTTGACTACTATTTCCACACTCGCCCATCCGTGAGTTTGAATAGCCACAGTCCATGCAAACACATAGACACCCGAACTTGGGACAGTAAAGATACCGTCGTCCTGGTGATAACCTTGACCTTTGTTGATTTTTACCACGTCATATATCAGTGTGTGATGTTGCCGAAGATTTGCTTGCGTGTTTGTAGACATATAGGCGTAGAAAGCTACTTGCTCGGTGGAAGCAACCGTTGCTGGAACTAAGGTAAAAGGTTAATTCATAAGTAAAgtgttttcaaaatgtaaaagattcttatatttcatatcattgataataataatagataCATTAAATACAGTCCTACCAATTCTTTTTCGGATATAAGTATGCGATGAGAACGATTTCACTTCGTTGCTATTCGATGGGGTTGATCCATTCATTTGATCgttattgaaaatgaaactaTCAGAATTATCCTCAATAATTGTAGATAACTGTTTTATGTCAATCTGACATTTGTCATTACTCTGCTGAATCTCCTTGACTTTTTCCTCAAGAGAACTTATCTTGATTGTCAACTCGCCATTCTTTTTCTCAGTCTTAGAGACCCATCTTTGTAGCTCTTGATTCTGTTGTTGGAGGCGGCCATGTTCCTCCATGTATTGGTTTAGTTTCCTTTCCATCTTCTTCAGGTGACCATTTTCCTCTATGTATTGATTAAGTTTCCCCTCCAGCTTCCACAGTCGGTCCTCTATTTTGTCCACACGATCATCACCTTGTGAGGCTGTAGCTGCAGGACGTGGAAAAAGACAAAGAGAAAACACTGACAGTATCAGGAAAGACGCCATGTTCAACCAAAGTTCAAATTCTAGTAGTATATGATATCTTCATGCACTTACTTGCAGAAATCACTGATAAGGAATAGGACACATACGTGTGAAGTCAAcgaattttcttattttaattacttcaaatgtaatataaaaaaatcttatttccaaatatttttacacGTTATGATCTTTGCTCATAAACTTCGAAGAAATAAAGGTACTGCAATAGGCtaaaaaacaattgttttcaCAATAGTGTTATGTAtgtgttttaaattctaaaaacagttaacaaatattttttatcaataatcatGAATTCAGGATAGtatgatgtttttaattttgagacttTCCCTGTGATTACATTTGATTTGTGTGTCTATTTTTGGATTTAAACCTGTTTAATCGGGCAGCatactttttttataaataaaaaagtcaGATGATTATTTTGGAGGAAAGctttttatgatattatatctGAGTGGCATATTCTGTTTGACAAACAACTGGAAGGAATCATTGCTTTGAATCTGTTATATAGTCGATATTAGTACTTCATATTAAATATGTTAGtaattgaaatacatttatttttaaaaatctaaaaggctacagtctgtcccaagatactTATGCAGCTTATTAGGTCGAATTCAAAAAAGTTCAAAGGAACGAAAGAAGATTAATAATTGGAAAGTttaatgttgacatcttttcttcattcgGAACTCACTGGAAAtgcctcgcacaatttttctaCATTATCCGGGTCTGTTGCAaagcaaaatctccgtagacataaTACCTTTTAGCCATGTATTAAAGCCAGATAATTAGCTGGAAAGAGCGTTTCAAAAGATAAATCTTTGAAATGTTTCATActtttaaatgaacattgttttgatttatagATATGAGTATATAACTGAAGAAAATGTGAATCAAGGATATCTTGGAACAGAGCACAATGTCTGACCCTCCCATGAtctattattaatataatttgaaGTTTTATGCTCGCTgagatattttattcaatattcaaaAGTGTCCGTATATTTTTGCCTTTGTTGCAAAACATGATATTTATTACTTACTCTTACACTTAAACATTGTGATATTATGATGGCAATTCAAAAGtagcaatttcaaaatttgattgatttggtgacaagatataaaatataaacacacaATCGTGCCATTTTGCAACAATGCAATTATATAATATAGTCTAAAATGTACCAAGTTTCTAGAATTGTTCTACACGACATTGACAATCTGTTTCTTATCAGTGTGTCAGTACATAAATCAATTGAGCTTGCTTATATAGTAACACAACGTAGAGCGATCAAGATCATCACTCATAGTCCTGCattccttattttttaattgaacttCTTTAGCATTTTGACATTTATTAACACATGAATTCATTCAGTATGAGTTATATTACAAAGGTATGCATAGCATTTTTCTCGTGATTAAAACCATCAAATAGAATatatatttcctttaaaaattacAAGGATATATTTTGTGacctccaaataaaaaaaactcatttAAAATGCAGAAAAGCGTGCCATGGGCTGAAAACATGGTTTGACACTTTTCATACATGAAttaaactcatttttttttctttttataaattttatacactATTTGGTTTGGTGAAGTGAAAtactaaatatcaataaattttcaaagttttttttaataactacaaataaaataatgtgcttattttttaatcaatataattaCTAGAACAGTTTCCATCATCCCGAGAAAGATGTTCTTCCTCTCCAGTTGCTGTGTACTAACTCTCGTCCTGTTTCTGCCATACGGATGTAGACATGGTCCCCGGTATGTATCTCTACTACAACAATCCCAGTGCTGAAGTCCCAATCATCAGCACCACCGTTTACAAAAGTGGATCCAAATACAACTCCGTTGACCACTATTTCTAAAGGTGTCCATCCATGGTATTGGACACCAACAGTCCAGGCAAATACATAGACGCCGTGGCTTGGAACAATAAAGATACCGTCGTCCTGGTGATACCCTTGACCTTTGTTCAATACAACGTGGTCAAAAACTAATATGTGTTTGGAAGGGAGGTTGGCTGCGGTGCTTGCTGATAGATAGGTATAGAATGCGACTTGATCAGCTGGAGCAACCGTTGCTAGAATTAAATGACATGACATGAAATATTGAGCTGTAAAATCCTCGTATCTAGTGTAACACTGGTatgtttaaatgtataaatCTAAATATCAGCCTTACCGATTCTTTTATGAATGGGATTACTTGTCGAGATGGAAAGAAGCCCGTCACTATCTAGTTTGGTAGTTTCATTCAGTTTTTGAGAATTTTCAGTGAAACTATACGAATGTTCTCCAAAGAATTTAGATAGTTGCTTTACATCCATTTGACATTTGGCATTGCTTTGTTGTATTTTCTTAACAGTTTCCTTAAGAGTACCTATCTTTGTCGTCAACTCTTCATTCTTTTTCTCAGTCTCAGAGACCCGTCTCTGTAGTTCTTGATTCTGTTGTAAGAGGTGACCATGTTCGTCCATGTATTGGTTAAGTTTCCTTTCCATTGTCTTTAGGCGGTCAAGTTTCTCCATGTATTGgtaaagttttttttccatCGTCTTCAGGCGACCATTTTCTTCCATGTATTGGTTTATTTTCCTCTCCATCGTTCTAAAGCGGTCCTCCATCTTGTCCACGCCACCATCACCTTGGTTTGCTGTAGCAGGACTCCAAATAACACACAGAGAAAGCAGTGACAATATCAGTAAGTACGCCATGTTGAAATGCACTGAATTCTAGTTATGGTATATAGCTTTCCTTATAAAGGTGATGAACAGATaagaaacattaacatgatttcTGAATTTGCTACGAAATATTTCCGTTTTTCGATAGGTTTTATATTGTTCTCTTACTTACATTAAttataagagttaaatttgatacggtaaatgaaaaataataaaacaagtaTATAAATGGTTTGGAAATCATTCTCAAATTACCAGTGTGTATGGCTATTGGAGGCTATCCACTCAAACAGAGATTTAATTCGATAATCTACATTGTCGAGAAATGTATTGTTAACTtttcttttgaaacaaaaaatgattGTCACAATTCCCTCTCATGCTAAATCATCGcgatattataataaaaattaaaaacgagATATAATAAAAGTTGACTGATATGGTTGGAATTAAGAGATTAAATATAATCATATCATCGTGCTACGTGATACTCAATGCAACAATGCAATTTGATATACTCTAAAATAAATCAAGTTTCTAGATTTGTTCTATACGACATCGATAATCTGTTTCTTATCCGTGTGTCAGTATGAAAACCAATTTTGCTTACCTTGTaagataatgtacatgtacagtggtAAAAGTTGTCCCAAACAATcacctattattttttttctatgtaccTTTTGAGGTATAGAGCATtggttaaatattatgaaatgacCAAATTCGGTGCAAAGTGATCCAATCCAAAAAAGCATGAAGGGTGATATCTCACTATGACAGTCTCTTTTTTATAACCAATGACGTGTCTGATGGCAATTTGACCAGTTGGAGAAACCGTTGCtgcaaataaataatgaatataaaaaaataaacagtgcGAAACTTTATTATCCATCGTAGAATATGACTGCATGGTATGTTTGAATACTGGTTAATTTAtctaaacaagtgaaaagctttCAATGTGACAGGAAACcggtttttattttacatgtaaactgtatctataatccatttgtctaccctgaattgataaacactacctatctTGAGAAATGAAGTGCCCTTTATATAAATTTCTGAAAGTTATAGTTTTACGGACTACTTCTTTAAGCGCAGCTATATAAGTAGTTGTTTGGttgtagtatatatatattataccgATCAGGTATAGACAAGTCATCGAAGAGCGATCAACCCTTTCGAAcacgattttttttgtttataggtACATGTGCGTACGATGAA encodes:
- the LOC136276569 gene encoding uncharacterized protein — its product is MAYLLILSLLSLCVIWSPATANQGDGGVDKMEDRFRTMERKINQYMEENGRLKTMEKKLYQYMEKLDRLKTMERKLNQYMDEHGHLLQQNQELQRRVSETEKKNEELTTKIGTLKETVKKIQQSNAKCQMDVKQLSKFFGEHSYSFTENSQKLNETTKLDSDGLLSISTSNPIHKRIATVAPADQVAFYTYLSASTAANLPSKHILVFDHVVLNKGQGYHQDDGIFIVPSHGVYVFAWTVGVQYHGWTPLEIVVNGVVFGSTFVNGGADDWDFSTGIVVVEIHTGDHVYIRMAETGRELVHSNWRGRTSFSG
- the LOC105326751 gene encoding heavy metal-binding protein HIP gives rise to the protein MASFLILSVFSLCLFPRPAATASQGDDRVDKIEDRLWKLEGKLNQYIEENGHLKKMERKLNQYMEEHGRLQQQNQELQRWVSKTEKKNGELTIKISSLEEKVKEIQQSNDKCQIDIKQLSTIIEDNSDSFIFNNDQMNGSTPSNSNEVKSFSSHTYIRKRIVPATVASTEQVAFYAYMSTNTQANLRQHHTLIYDVVKINKGQGYHQDDGIFTVPSSGVYVFAWTVAIQTHGWASVEIVVNGVVFGSTFADGTLSDWEHGSGIVVVETHTGDHVYVRMQENGNGVVNSNARGRTSFSGWKLF